In the Thermomicrobiales bacterium genome, GGCGATCGCCCGCTCGACGGTATCGCCACTCATGCCCTCACGCTTGGCGCGCTCCATCGCGAATCGCAGTCGCACGTTGAGGTCCGGGCTGGGGCCGCTCTCGCGCACCGCGACGTAGATCTCGCGCGCGAGCTTCGAGAAGATCTGACCCTTCTTGTGGTCGTTCGCGGCCTTCTGACGCTTGATCTGAGACCATTTGGAATGTCCGGCCATCGCGATCGTCCTCCCTCATCCGGAACGGCGCGGCGCGACGTCTGGAGCCGCATGCCGGCGGGTCGTAAAGCGACCTCCAATTATAGCAAGTCGCGGTCTGCTCAGGCCGGCGCAGGCTGGAGACGGCGACTGGCCGAAGGTCGGCGCTCGTCGATCATCAGGCTGGCGGCGCTGCCGGCCAGCAGCAAGACAACGCATGGCGCGAGCGCCAGGTTGTACGAGCCGGTCAGGTCATAGGCAAGCCCGCCGGCGAACGCGCCCAGCGCGGCCGCGAGCTGGTGGAACATCGTCGTATAGCCCAGGATCGACCCGACAGCCCGACGCCCGTAGAGATCAATCACAGCGGCTGATACGAGCGCCCCGTTGGCCCGCGAGAGACCGAACATCACCGCGAACAGATACAGCGCCTCGGTGCTGTGGGCGCCCATGAGAACGACAACCGAGGCGGCGCGTAGCAAATAGAGCCCCGCCAGCAGATGCTTCCGCCCAATCCGGTCGGAGAGTGACCCGACGATGACGCCGGAGACGAGGCTCGTGCCCCCGACCAGGCCAAGCGCGGTGCCCGCCTGTGTTGCGGAGATGCCCCGGTCGGTCGCCAAGGCGGCGACATGCGTCATGAGCAGGTAGATGGTGAAGCCGCAACCCATGAAGCCGCCGATCAGCAGCCAGAAGGCGCGACTCCGAAAGGCAGCCTGTGTGTCGCGGCGAATCAGCTCGGCCGCCAAACAGGCGGTCTCGGGCAACTCGCTGACGGCGACGGAATCGTCAGCTTCGTGATGCCCGTCGGGCGGTTCGGGGCGACGCAGCACGAAGAAGCAGATCGGAACCATCACCAGCGACATCGACCCGATGACGATGAACGATATGCGCCACGAGAAGTTGATGATCAGCAACGTCGCCAGCGGCAGCAGAACAAGCTGGCCCATGCCAAGGCCGGTTGACGAGACGCTGAGCGCCATACCCCGTCGCTTGACGAACCAGCGCGCCAGCAGCGCCGCATTCGTGGACTGCCCCGCGACGCCAAATCCCAGACCAATGACGCCACCGTAGATGAGGTAGGCGTACCAGAGGCTCGAGGTGAACGCCATCAGGATCATGCCGATACCATTGAGCAGCGCGCCGACCGTCAGCACCAGCCGCGGGCCGTAACGGTCCGCCAGCCGGCCGGCAAACGGTGGCACGAGCGCCGAGACAATGGCGAAGAGCGACATCGCCAGCGCAAACGACGACCTGTCCCATCCGAAATCCTCGGTCATCGGCTTGAGGAAGATCCCGAACGCCTGCGACAGGCCGGCCGTGAAGAACATCAGCATCCAGGAAACGAGCAGAATCACCCAGCCGTAGTAGAATCCGCTCGCCGGCTTGCGCGTCGTATCTGACCCCACTATTCCCCCCGCGTTTCGGCGATACTTTCGAAGAGGTGTAGCACGGAGCGCCGCGCGCTGTCGAGCCTGGCCAGACCATGGAGGAGAAGCCCGATGTCAGACACGCCTGTGAGCAACCCCAAGCCCGCTATTGATGAGATCGCCAAGCTGACTGCGCCGAACGAATTTCGGCTGGCGATTACGATGGATCCGTTTTCGAGCACATACACCTTTGACTATGACGCCTATCGCGGCGCGCCGATCGACCCCGCCTCGACCTGCCTCGGTGGCTCGATCGTGCCACTCAGCGGCTATTACATCGATATCTCCGGCGCCGTGATCGATTTCTACAACGAGGGCGAACTCTTCCCCCACCTCGGCCCGGGCGAAGGCAGCGGCCACTACGTCTTCCTGACCGATCGACGGTCTGCCACTGTCTCCGACCTGCGCTTCATGGCGCTTCGGCGGGGATGGGCGGGCAACGTGCGCGAGCTGCACAGCTTCTGGGCCGGCCGGCCGCGCCAGTTGCACGTCCGCTAGCTGCTCGTTGGCCGACGGTGTTCGGCGCTCAGTCTCCCCCACCGTATGCCTGGTGAGCGCGGACTGTTGCGACGAGCACCTGGTCCATAAAGTGGGTGAGATCGCCCGAAATGCGCGATGCGCGCTGGCTCGACAGATGCTCGTCGAGGATCTGGCCAGAAACCGTCTGAATCACTGGTGTGCGAAAGAAGAGAAACGCCTCCAGCGCGTCAGCGGTCGAAAGACCAACTCGCGCCGAGTAGTAGCCATATTCCCGCCCCAGATCACGCCCCTCATCGAGGAGGGATTCGCGGTCGCCGCGGCCGCTGATATAGCGGATGGTGAGGTCGACCATGCGCCTCCCGAGCGGACGCATCTCATCGAGCGTGCGCGGGTCATAGGCGCGATACCAGGCCCGGGTGCGGGCCTGCGCAAGGTAGTCGTGCTCGTAGGCCGACATCGAGCGATTGGTCAACACCCGTCGGTTGATGCCACTACGCTGCGGGTCGCCGGTAACGATCGCCTTCAGATCATCCTCGGCATAGCGTCGGTGGCCGCCGGGGGTGCGAAACACCGGCACCTTGCCACTGTCAGACCAGCGCCGAAGCGTGGATGGATCGACACCAAGCATCTGGCAGGCCTGGTCAATCGAGAGCCAGCGTGAGCCAACCGAGGCCGGTTGATCGGCCGGCGGGCTAGCGTCGCGGCGCGGACGCGCCTGCTGCGTTGTCGTCTCGTCGTCGGGGATCGGGAGATCGGCGTCGTAGGCAGAAGAGAAGGCGGTCATGTGCGCTCCAGACGCTGACGCAGATATATCCACGCACCGCTGCACAATTGGGTACTGTCCGAGCGCGCATTGTCAACCCGCTATCCGGGTCTGTCAATGCCGTGGGAGGGAGCGAAGGTGATGATGCCGCCGTTGACCGTTGTTCAGGCTCAGGTAGACGAGTGGGCCGCCCGCTACTGGAATGGCCAATACTGGCCGCCGCTCGCCAATCTCGCCCGGCTGGTCGAGGAGGTCGGGGAGGTTGCGCGCGCCGTCAATCAGGTGCACGGCCCCAAACGTGTGAAGCCCGACGAGGAGCAGGCCGAGATTGGCGGCGAGCTGGCCGATGCCCTGTTCACGCTCGTCTGCATCGCCAATAGCACCGGGGTCGATCTCCAGCGGGCGTTCGACGCTGCCCTGGAGAAGTACCAGGTCCGTGACGAAGGACGATCGATCAGCTAGAAATACGAGCCGATGTTGTGCAGGATAGACTCGCCGCCATCGACCACCATGATCGAGCCCGAGCAGAATGAGGCATCGTCGCTGGCCAGGTAAACTGCCATACCCGCCATCTCGTCTGGCTGAGCCTGACGCCCGATCGGCTGCATCGCTGCCTTCGCCTCGCGGGCGACGATCCCGGCGCAGCCCTCGATGTCCACTGACAGGTAGATCTTCATTCTCATGCTCCTCTTCCGCTCCCCGATCGAAGTCGCTAGGGCATCATACGGGCAGGACGCGCAATCCGGAGGAGGGACGATGAACGACGAGCAGCGGTTGACGCATTTCGACGCAGCCGGCCGCGCGCGGATGGTCGATGTCGGCGAGAAGGCGGAGACTCGCCGGATCGCGGTCGCTCGCGGCCGCGTGGTGATGCAACCAGAAACGCTTCGACTCATCATCGAGGGTCGCGCCAGCAAAGGTGATGTCCTCGGCGTCGCACAGGTGGCGGCGATCATGGGCGCCAAGCGGACAGCCGACCTGGTGCCGATGTGTCATCCATTGCCGATCACGTCGGTGGAGGTCGCCCTGACCCCGGACGAGGCCGGTCCGGCGGTCGAGATCGAGGCGCGGGTCGAGACGCGCGGCAAGACCGGCGTGGAGATGGAGGCGCTCACCGCCGTCACCGTCGCGGCGCTTACCGTCTACGATATGGTCAAGGCAGTCGATCGGGGAATGCGGATCGAGGGCGTCCGGCTGATTCACAAGAGCGGCGGACGTAGCGGCGAATGGAACGCGCCGGAGTAGACTGTTGCGGGTGCGGCGTGCGACCGACGGCGGTGGCGACAGTCTGGCGACTAGCCGCGTGACGCCGTCCAGATGCCGGCCAACCATGTTGAATCGAGGTGCTGGTGCCACTACCGCAATACACGTGCGCGCGCTACGTCGTCCCGCTCCGCGAGGGGGGATCGCTTCCCGCCGTCGTCGATACCGTCGAGGACGGACAATACGTCGTCAAGCTGCGCGGCGCTGGGCAGGGAGAACGCGCCCTCATCGCCGAGGTGATCGTTGCCGAACTGAGTCATGCTCTGGGGCTGCCGACGCCCGACGCAGCCATCCTCGAATTGGGCGAGGGGTTTGGCAAGGGCGAGCCGGATCCAGAGATCCAGGACGTCCTGCGGTGGAGTGTCGGCCTCAACTTCGGGTTGCGCTGGCTGCCGGGCGCGCTGCCGTTTGACCCGGCAGTCGACACAAACCTGTCGCCCGATCTCGCGGCCGAGATCGTCTGGCTCGACGCCTGGCTGACCAACATCGATCGGACACCGCGCAACCCCAACCTGCTCGTCTGGCAGGATCAGCTCTGGATGATCGACCATGGCGCCGCACTCTACATCCACCACAGCTGGGCGGGCTGGGAGGAACGCGTCCAGTCGCCGTTCCCGCAGATCAAGGATCACATCCTCCTGCCGGCGGCCGGCGATCTTCGCGCTGCCGACGAGCGCCTGCGTCCGCACGTAACGCCCGAGGTTCTGCGCGCGGCGGTCGCATCCATACCGGATGTATGGCTCGCGGGCGACGCGCAGTTCGCGACCGTGGCAGCGCACCGTGAGCGCTACGTCACCTATCTCGACGCGCGCCTGAACGGACCGCGCGCCTGGCTACAGGAGGCGATCGATGCGAGAGAGCGCGGACCGGAGCGCTACCAGCCACGGCTCACCCACCGGGTGGTATAGCTACGCCATCGTCCGCGTCGTCCCGCGCGTCGAGCGCGGCGAATGCGTGAACGTCGGCATCATCCTGTTCGCGCGCGAGCAAGGCTACCTGGCAGCGCGGATCGAGCTGGACGCCGAGCGGCTGAGGGCGCTCGACCCGGCCGCCGATCTATC is a window encoding:
- a CDS encoding helix-turn-helix domain-containing protein yields the protein MTAFSSAYDADLPIPDDETTTQQARPRRDASPPADQPASVGSRWLSIDQACQMLGVDPSTLRRWSDSGKVPVFRTPGGHRRYAEDDLKAIVTGDPQRSGINRRVLTNRSMSAYEHDYLAQARTRAWYRAYDPRTLDEMRPLGRRMVDLTIRYISGRGDRESLLDEGRDLGREYGYYSARVGLSTADALEAFLFFRTPVIQTVSGQILDEHLSSQRASRISGDLTHFMDQVLVATVRAHQAYGGGD
- a CDS encoding MFS transporter; translation: MGSDTTRKPASGFYYGWVILLVSWMLMFFTAGLSQAFGIFLKPMTEDFGWDRSSFALAMSLFAIVSALVPPFAGRLADRYGPRLVLTVGALLNGIGMILMAFTSSLWYAYLIYGGVIGLGFGVAGQSTNAALLARWFVKRRGMALSVSSTGLGMGQLVLLPLATLLIINFSWRISFIVIGSMSLVMVPICFFVLRRPEPPDGHHEADDSVAVSELPETACLAAELIRRDTQAAFRSRAFWLLIGGFMGCGFTIYLLMTHVAALATDRGISATQAGTALGLVGGTSLVSGVIVGSLSDRIGRKHLLAGLYLLRAASVVVLMGAHSTEALYLFAVMFGLSRANGALVSAAVIDLYGRRAVGSILGYTTMFHQLAAALGAFAGGLAYDLTGSYNLALAPCVVLLLAGSAASLMIDERRPSASRRLQPAPA
- the moaC gene encoding cyclic pyranopterin monophosphate synthase MoaC; protein product: MNDEQRLTHFDAAGRARMVDVGEKAETRRIAVARGRVVMQPETLRLIIEGRASKGDVLGVAQVAAIMGAKRTADLVPMCHPLPITSVEVALTPDEAGPAVEIEARVETRGKTGVEMEALTAVTVAALTVYDMVKAVDRGMRIEGVRLIHKSGGRSGEWNAPE
- a CDS encoding SDR family oxidoreductase, with protein sequence MKIYLSVDIEGCAGIVAREAKAAMQPIGRQAQPDEMAGMAVYLASDDASFCSGSIMVVDGGESILHNIGSYF
- a CDS encoding HipA family kinase, with the protein product MPLPQYTCARYVVPLREGGSLPAVVDTVEDGQYVVKLRGAGQGERALIAEVIVAELSHALGLPTPDAAILELGEGFGKGEPDPEIQDVLRWSVGLNFGLRWLPGALPFDPAVDTNLSPDLAAEIVWLDAWLTNIDRTPRNPNLLVWQDQLWMIDHGAALYIHHSWAGWEERVQSPFPQIKDHILLPAAGDLRAADERLRPHVTPEVLRAAVASIPDVWLAGDAQFATVAAHRERYVTYLDARLNGPRAWLQEAIDARERGPERYQPRLTHRVV
- a CDS encoding nucleotide pyrophosphohydrolase, whose product is MMPPLTVVQAQVDEWAARYWNGQYWPPLANLARLVEEVGEVARAVNQVHGPKRVKPDEEQAEIGGELADALFTLVCIANSTGVDLQRAFDAALEKYQVRDEGRSIS